In one Candidatus Ozemobacteraceae bacterium genomic region, the following are encoded:
- a CDS encoding CHAT domain-containing protein yields MIRRMLSRRCCFVFLVLLAVTVQAEPVDGTHPILAMQFRAIQRQGEGLAAMSMKNLDGALSAYLDIASISRETLRIYEALRPEERQLFEPTARMASESIITSMLDASSIYCQQKKFDKAESVLNEAGLMAETCDNQLIRRQCVLKLADLKWLSRNFIAAGLLYERLLREQEPGVMSDPRWGVSPAPEGNRGFDLLEQTSNLTEALTCWSVYIQLASLYTFINDPKNALRIYGMPGFLRLRDWLEHIADACSPSDDGSPQAFLGWAAKMFPAYYHIGKGTVLQRFERHAEALAEFASASSLIGNHGFAEVRFSIQTLRGATLQKAGRLDQAIGLFREAVGLTSSMSAGIREMAECYACIYLADALIEKHRIDDAESWIARAEKLARLIDEPRQLWDVLFLKGRACQARGKLDEAREAYAESIEQIETFRAQLTLERLKRDYMATRTRVYEAMVRVLLDLGRPYEALSYVERARARAFVDLFGSTDKRRLLKPHERERLEPEFDRLEQHRMQFDEFQNEIDRQLRGVPGAPADRRGLEFIQTLGRQADELRRDEDRLFDLAGSEFAAFSTVNTVPLEAIEGLIDADTALIEYYRSPSGNVVWAFALGAEELKRKRPAVVSLAWPDDRLTREVAAFRNLIMAETGSHTQDVQGKSQSLYNVLIAPVEPLLAGKKRLVLVLHGTLHFLPFAALEDENGRALVERFSLIHLPSANAFRFCRQKNRRKRESLFAFAFGACRMDNLDQLPNTIHEVEAVGSLFSPDRRCVIATGSMSPETFALEAGGRDVIHLATHGLLNPAMPMESAVMLGTAPMKVKDVAALELHAGLVTLSACQTAMGKIYGGDEIVGLTRSFMYAGTPTVLSSLWPVADASCAELMKGFYTRLMAGAGKDEALRGAQLELRAAYPSPFHWAPFILTGDWE; encoded by the coding sequence GATCTACGAGGCGCTGCGACCGGAAGAGCGGCAATTGTTCGAGCCGACCGCCCGAATGGCCTCGGAATCGATCATCACGTCCATGCTGGATGCATCATCGATCTATTGCCAGCAGAAGAAATTCGACAAGGCCGAGTCGGTCCTGAACGAAGCTGGCCTGATGGCGGAAACATGCGATAATCAGCTCATTCGCCGCCAGTGCGTTCTCAAGCTGGCCGATCTCAAATGGCTGAGCAGAAATTTTATTGCGGCCGGTTTGCTCTACGAACGCCTGCTGCGGGAGCAGGAACCCGGAGTCATGAGCGACCCCCGGTGGGGCGTTTCCCCCGCGCCCGAAGGGAACAGGGGTTTTGATCTTCTGGAACAGACATCGAATCTCACCGAAGCATTGACCTGCTGGTCGGTTTATATCCAGCTTGCGAGCCTGTATACCTTCATCAACGATCCGAAAAACGCTCTCCGGATCTATGGTATGCCGGGATTTCTCCGGCTGAGAGACTGGCTGGAACACATCGCCGACGCCTGTTCGCCCTCCGACGACGGTTCGCCACAGGCCTTCCTGGGATGGGCTGCGAAAATGTTTCCCGCGTATTACCACATCGGGAAGGGAACGGTTCTGCAGCGCTTTGAACGGCATGCGGAAGCGCTCGCCGAATTTGCGTCGGCTTCGTCCCTGATCGGGAATCATGGGTTTGCCGAGGTGCGTTTCTCGATCCAGACCCTGCGGGGCGCAACGCTTCAGAAAGCGGGCCGCCTCGACCAGGCGATCGGACTTTTCCGGGAGGCCGTCGGACTGACGTCGAGCATGAGCGCCGGCATCCGGGAGATGGCCGAGTGTTATGCGTGCATCTATCTCGCCGATGCTCTGATCGAGAAACATCGGATCGACGATGCAGAGTCATGGATTGCCCGAGCTGAAAAACTCGCCCGGCTCATCGACGAGCCACGGCAGTTGTGGGACGTCTTGTTCCTGAAAGGACGGGCATGCCAGGCTCGGGGCAAGTTGGATGAGGCCAGGGAAGCTTACGCGGAGTCGATCGAGCAGATCGAGACGTTTCGCGCCCAGCTTACCCTCGAGCGCCTGAAGCGGGATTACATGGCCACCAGGACGCGCGTCTACGAGGCCATGGTGCGCGTGCTTCTCGACTTGGGGCGGCCGTATGAGGCATTGTCGTATGTGGAACGCGCGAGAGCGAGGGCTTTCGTGGACCTTTTTGGATCCACCGACAAACGGCGCTTACTGAAACCGCACGAGCGCGAGCGACTCGAGCCTGAGTTCGACCGGCTCGAACAGCACCGCATGCAGTTTGACGAGTTCCAGAACGAGATCGACCGACAGCTGAGGGGCGTGCCGGGCGCACCGGCTGATCGCCGCGGACTGGAATTCATCCAGACGCTCGGCCGGCAGGCGGACGAATTGAGAAGGGACGAGGACCGCCTGTTCGATCTTGCAGGAAGCGAATTTGCCGCCTTTTCGACGGTCAACACGGTTCCTCTCGAGGCAATCGAAGGGCTGATCGATGCGGATACCGCGCTGATCGAATACTATCGCAGCCCGTCGGGCAACGTGGTGTGGGCGTTCGCGCTGGGGGCGGAGGAGTTGAAACGAAAACGTCCGGCTGTCGTTTCGCTCGCCTGGCCCGATGATCGGCTCACCCGGGAAGTGGCCGCGTTCAGAAATCTTATCATGGCAGAGACCGGTTCACATACGCAGGACGTGCAGGGAAAATCACAATCGCTGTACAACGTTCTGATCGCTCCTGTCGAACCTCTCCTCGCAGGGAAAAAACGCCTGGTGCTCGTTCTCCATGGAACCCTGCATTTCCTCCCGTTCGCCGCGCTCGAAGATGAAAACGGTCGCGCCCTTGTGGAGCGGTTCTCCCTCATCCATCTTCCTTCGGCGAACGCCTTCCGGTTCTGCCGGCAGAAGAACCGGCGCAAACGCGAATCGCTGTTTGCCTTCGCCTTTGGGGCATGTCGGATGGACAATCTCGATCAGCTTCCGAACACGATTCACGAAGTCGAGGCGGTGGGATCGCTCTTTTCTCCCGACAGGCGATGCGTGATCGCGACCGGTTCCATGTCTCCCGAAACATTCGCGCTCGAGGCGGGCGGCCGGGATGTCATCCATCTGGCGACTCACGGTCTGTTGAATCCGGCGATGCCCATGGAATCGGCCGTCATGCTCGGGACGGCGCCGATGAAGGTGAAGGACGTTGCGGCGCTCGAACTGCATGCCGGGCTCGTCACGTTGAGCGCCTGCCAGACAGCCATGGGAAAAATATACGGAGGCGATGAGATCGTCGGACTTACCCGCTCGTTCATGTATGCGGGCACGCCGACGGTCCTTTCGAGCCTGTGGCCCGTCGCCGATGCATCTTGCGCCGAGCTGATGAAAGGCTTTTACACTCGGCTTATGGCAGGTGCCGGAAAAGACGAGGCTCTTCGCGGCGCCCAGCTGGAGCTGCGGGCAGCGTATCCCTCCCCGTTCCATTGGGCCCCTTTCATTCTCACCGGCGACTGGGAGTGA